In Halanaeroarchaeum sp. HSR-CO, one DNA window encodes the following:
- a CDS encoding SRPBCC family protein, translating into MPTFQRTTVVDAPLEAVWAFHSTIDGLRALTPPSSGLEIDSIVGPDGTRNPETLAVGTTIEMRVRPLGVLPGPGWTSEITLRERDDERAVFRDTMDGGPFETWEHTHRFVAVGAQTLVYDHLEFALAPSLALFTPFVHLGLAGLFAYRHARTRSILGDSGE; encoded by the coding sequence ATGCCGACATTTCAGCGCACGACGGTCGTCGACGCGCCACTCGAGGCGGTCTGGGCGTTCCACTCCACCATCGACGGGCTTCGTGCTCTGACCCCGCCGTCGTCGGGGCTCGAGATCGATTCGATCGTGGGGCCGGACGGGACCCGGAACCCGGAGACACTGGCCGTCGGGACGACCATCGAGATGCGCGTTCGCCCGCTGGGCGTGCTGCCGGGCCCCGGCTGGACCTCCGAGATAACGCTCCGGGAGCGAGACGACGAGCGCGCCGTCTTTCGCGATACGATGGACGGCGGGCCGTTCGAGACCTGGGAGCACACCCACCGCTTCGTGGCGGTCGGGGCGCAGACGCTCGTCTACGACCACCTCGAGTTCGCGCTGGCGCCGTCGCTGGCGCTGTTCACGCCGTTCGTCCACCTCGGACTCGCCGGACTGTTCGCCTACCGTCACGCGCGGACGCGGTCGATTTTGGGCGACTCAGGCGAGTGA
- a CDS encoding MFS transporter, with product MPDEVTDGWSGPPVENRRRALAVVFAIVFVDLLGFGILIPIVPLYAEAFGASEFVVGVLIAAYSMTQFLFAPVLGRLSDERGRRPILLLSLFGSVVAWTLFGLAQGLFVLFAARLLAGAMGGNIATAHAYVADVMPPEDRAKGLGLVGAAFGLGFVFGPALGGVFSADAAVATVSDVVPAFVPITQFTLPSFVAAAISLLNLLAAAVVLPETNVGGGAATDRSRLNRLVGALENPSLRGLVVAFFLFSFAFSAMESMFVLFTRDVFGYGPSMNGYILAYLGVVIAVVQGGLVGRLADRFGERTLALVGVAIELVTLTLVPFSGVIGELVPAISPLGAVGPTISGPLLTLLVVLTGLSVGNGFTNVSLNTLVSQSAAENEQGGAFGLTQSAGSIARATGPVLAGLLYTSIAFWTPFVVGGLLMIPILVVLVRYVGVADPRPA from the coding sequence ATGCCCGACGAGGTCACGGACGGCTGGAGTGGCCCGCCGGTCGAGAACCGCCGGCGCGCGCTCGCCGTCGTGTTCGCCATCGTCTTCGTCGATCTACTGGGTTTCGGGATACTCATCCCCATCGTCCCGCTGTACGCGGAAGCCTTCGGGGCCTCCGAGTTCGTCGTGGGAGTGTTGATCGCGGCCTACTCGATGACCCAGTTCCTCTTCGCGCCCGTCCTGGGACGCCTCTCCGACGAACGAGGGCGCCGACCCATCCTCTTGCTCTCGCTGTTCGGGAGCGTCGTCGCCTGGACGCTGTTCGGCCTCGCGCAGGGACTGTTCGTCCTGTTCGCCGCGCGACTCCTTGCCGGCGCGATGGGCGGGAACATCGCCACCGCTCATGCGTACGTGGCGGACGTGATGCCACCCGAAGACCGGGCGAAGGGACTCGGACTCGTCGGTGCGGCCTTCGGCCTCGGGTTCGTGTTCGGCCCGGCGCTCGGAGGCGTGTTCTCCGCAGATGCGGCGGTCGCCACCGTCAGCGATGTGGTTCCGGCGTTCGTCCCCATCACCCAGTTCACGCTCCCGAGTTTCGTCGCCGCGGCCATCAGCCTCCTCAACCTGCTCGCGGCGGCGGTCGTCCTCCCCGAGACGAACGTGGGCGGCGGGGCCGCCACCGATCGATCCCGGCTGAACCGACTGGTGGGAGCGCTCGAGAACCCGTCGCTTCGCGGCCTCGTCGTCGCCTTCTTCCTCTTCTCCTTTGCGTTCTCGGCCATGGAGAGCATGTTCGTGCTCTTCACGCGGGACGTCTTCGGGTACGGCCCGTCGATGAACGGGTACATCCTCGCGTACCTGGGCGTCGTCATCGCGGTGGTCCAGGGCGGTCTCGTCGGCCGGTTGGCCGACCGGTTCGGCGAACGAACGCTCGCCCTCGTCGGGGTGGCGATCGAACTGGTCACGCTCACGCTCGTGCCCTTCAGCGGAGTAATCGGTGAACTCGTTCCCGCGATCAGTCCCCTCGGGGCCGTCGGGCCGACGATCTCGGGACCCCTCCTGACGTTGCTGGTCGTGTTGACGGGACTCTCGGTCGGCAACGGCTTCACCAACGTCTCGCTCAACACCCTCGTCTCCCAGAGCGCCGCCGAAAACGAGCAGGGCGGGGCCTTCGGCCTGACCCAGTCGGCAGGAAGCATCGCCCGAGCCACCGGTCCAGTACTCGCTGGGCTCCTCTACACCTCCATCGCGTTCTGGACGCCCTTCGTGGTCGGTGGCCTGCTCATGATCCCGATACTGGTGGTGCTGGTCCGATACGTCGGGGTCGCCGATCCCCGTCCCGCCTGA
- a CDS encoding transcription initiation factor IIB family protein encodes MNTTYKTLRQRESPESERETDETARQCPECSGRLTHDEERGETVCADCGLVVEEGHIDPGPEWRAYDAQEREQKRRVGPPTTKLMHDEGLSTTIDWRDTDTNGRVLSSRKRKQMHRLRHLDNTSKANPSKARTLQPALKEISRMGSALGLPGHVRETASVIFRRALDEDLVRGRSIEGVSTAALYAAARQANVPRTTDEMERVCRVGVKEFQRTYRYLNRELGLEIRPVDPGTYIDRFISDLGLSTEVERCARTLLEAAKEDGLHSGKKPTSLVAAAIYAAGVLTNEKVTQEEVSEVTDVTKVTIRKRYPELVEAVDMEQTPCAAV; translated from the coding sequence ATGAACACTACCTACAAGACTCTACGGCAGCGTGAATCGCCGGAATCCGAACGCGAAACGGACGAAACCGCTCGCCAGTGTCCCGAGTGTTCCGGGAGGCTCACACACGACGAGGAGCGAGGCGAGACGGTGTGTGCGGACTGTGGACTCGTCGTCGAAGAGGGACACATCGACCCCGGCCCCGAGTGGCGGGCCTACGACGCCCAGGAACGCGAACAGAAACGTCGTGTCGGCCCACCGACGACCAAGTTGATGCACGACGAGGGACTGTCGACGACCATCGACTGGCGGGACACCGACACCAACGGGCGGGTCCTCTCCTCGCGGAAGCGCAAACAGATGCATCGGCTCCGTCACCTCGACAACACCTCGAAGGCCAATCCCAGCAAGGCGCGCACCCTCCAACCGGCGCTCAAGGAGATCTCCCGGATGGGATCGGCACTGGGCCTTCCCGGACACGTCAGAGAGACGGCCAGCGTCATCTTCCGGCGGGCACTCGACGAGGATCTGGTGCGGGGCCGCTCCATCGAGGGCGTCTCGACCGCGGCCCTCTACGCGGCCGCCCGCCAGGCGAATGTCCCTCGTACCACCGACGAGATGGAACGGGTCTGTCGTGTCGGCGTCAAGGAGTTCCAGCGGACCTACCGCTACCTGAACCGCGAACTGGGCCTGGAGATCCGTCCGGTCGACCCCGGAACCTACATCGACCGATTCATCTCCGACCTGGGGCTCTCGACGGAGGTCGAGCGCTGCGCCCGGACGTTGCTCGAGGCGGCGAAGGAGGACGGCCTCCACAGCGGAAAGAAGCCCACCAGCCTCGTGGCGGCGGCCATCTACGCCGCCGGCGTCCTCACCAACGAGAAGGTGACCCAGGAGGAGGTCAGCGAGGTGACCGACGTCACCAAGGTGACCATCCGCAAGCGCTATCCGGAACTCGTGGAGGCCGTGGACATGGAACAGACGCCCTGTGCCGCCGTGTAG
- a CDS encoding GNAT family N-acetyltransferase, with translation MPGPPFRRGDPVDLCPIEAEDVPFLQRNYNDPAVRRWMPAAHPTNGHQFEADFEDWPEDDVVRLLGCVDGEPVGMISMFAVEEESGRAMVGAWIDPEHQGNGYGRSVTAQMVDYAFAERRLHRLTANALATNEPSRATLESVGFEQEGRQREAYFVDGEYVDRVIYGLLRTEWDGV, from the coding sequence ATGCCCGGCCCTCCATTCCGGCGCGGCGATCCCGTCGATCTGTGTCCGATCGAAGCCGAGGACGTTCCGTTCCTCCAGCGCAACTACAACGACCCCGCGGTCCGCCGGTGGATGCCCGCCGCCCATCCGACGAACGGCCACCAGTTCGAAGCCGATTTCGAGGACTGGCCCGAGGACGACGTCGTCCGCTTGCTCGGGTGCGTCGACGGCGAGCCGGTGGGGATGATCTCCATGTTCGCCGTCGAGGAGGAGTCGGGACGAGCCATGGTCGGAGCCTGGATCGACCCCGAGCACCAGGGGAACGGCTACGGGCGGTCGGTGACTGCCCAGATGGTCGACTACGCCTTCGCCGAACGCCGACTCCACCGGCTCACGGCCAACGCCCTGGCGACGAACGAGCCGTCCCGGGCGACCCTCGAATCGGTCGGCTTCGAGCAGGAGGGTCGTCAGCGAGAGGCGTACTTCGTCGACGGCGAGTACGTCGACCGGGTCATCTACGGCCTTCTGCGGACCGAGTGGGACGGCGTCTGA
- a CDS encoding 4Fe-4S dicluster domain-containing protein → MDTLAQVAPDVTRPTFWQIGPAGELVFYYLAAVAIAIFLYGSYERVRSFAAGPADPIDRLDDLGRRVLEATRIVASNEKQFDRDWYGGLMHTLIFWGFLTLLVGTTILAIDMDIWTKALGQPSFFVGAFYVSFSFVMDALGFLFVVGVGMALYRRYWIRNGRLWGKHTGPEDDLFVWSLFLLGVGGFLQEGIRILGMGMPDYEVVSFVGWTVANSLAAAGVSEAGATAAYGPLWWSHAVIALLFVAAVPYAKPLHMLTSFANVVTRDEQAGTRLPGVPEDASPEEIGFTGLEDMSWKQRLDQDACTKCGRCSSVCPAAESGRPLDPRDVILDLKEYRHAVENGEADEMDIVSAQSESVIDSETMEACMTCMACMDACPVEIEHVPQFTEMNRRLTETGQMDENVQEAMMNVFQNGNSFGEPERKRPDWTDELDFEIPDAREESVEYLWYVGDYPSYDDRNKTVARALARIFEAADVSYGILYEDEKNDGNDVRRVGEEGLFEMLAEENIETLEAADFETLVTTDPHSFNTFRNEYEDFGWEDGDSVHHYTQVVEELIQGGKLPLDASDLDRTVTFHDPCHLGRYNDEFEAPRAVLDSTGVTVDEMPRNRADSFCCGGGGGGLWMDADEEIKPSEERIREALEDTRAGDDVEQFVVSCPMCMTMYEDGRKTGGYEDDIEVVDLAELVWEALEGEQAAAGEPVAAD, encoded by the coding sequence ATGGACACCCTCGCGCAGGTCGCGCCCGACGTCACCCGGCCGACCTTCTGGCAGATCGGCCCCGCCGGCGAGCTCGTCTTCTACTACCTCGCCGCCGTCGCCATCGCCATCTTCCTGTACGGCTCCTACGAACGGGTCCGCTCCTTTGCCGCCGGCCCCGCCGACCCCATCGACCGACTCGACGACCTCGGCCGGCGCGTCCTCGAAGCCACCAGAATCGTCGCCTCCAACGAGAAGCAGTTCGACCGCGACTGGTACGGCGGGCTCATGCACACCCTCATCTTCTGGGGCTTTCTCACCCTCCTCGTCGGCACCACCATCCTCGCCATCGACATGGACATCTGGACGAAGGCCCTCGGCCAGCCCTCCTTCTTCGTCGGCGCCTTCTACGTCTCCTTTTCCTTCGTCATGGACGCGCTGGGCTTCCTCTTCGTCGTCGGCGTCGGGATGGCGCTCTACCGACGGTACTGGATCCGGAATGGGCGACTGTGGGGCAAGCACACCGGCCCCGAAGACGATCTCTTCGTCTGGTCGCTGTTCCTCCTCGGCGTCGGCGGCTTCCTCCAGGAGGGGATCCGTATCCTCGGGATGGGCATGCCCGACTACGAGGTCGTGAGTTTCGTCGGCTGGACCGTCGCGAACTCCCTCGCCGCTGCCGGCGTCTCCGAGGCCGGCGCCACCGCCGCCTACGGCCCACTGTGGTGGTCACACGCCGTCATCGCCCTCCTCTTCGTCGCCGCGGTCCCCTACGCCAAGCCGCTGCACATGCTCACCTCCTTCGCCAACGTCGTCACCCGCGACGAGCAGGCCGGGACTCGCCTGCCCGGCGTCCCCGAAGACGCCAGCCCCGAGGAGATCGGGTTCACCGGCCTCGAGGACATGTCCTGGAAGCAGCGCCTCGACCAGGACGCCTGTACCAAGTGTGGGCGCTGTTCGTCGGTCTGCCCCGCCGCCGAATCCGGCCGCCCGCTCGACCCCCGCGACGTCATCCTCGATCTGAAGGAGTACCGCCACGCCGTCGAGAACGGCGAGGCCGACGAGATGGACATCGTCTCCGCACAAAGCGAGAGCGTCATCGATAGCGAGACGATGGAGGCCTGCATGACCTGTATGGCCTGCATGGACGCCTGTCCCGTCGAGATCGAACACGTCCCGCAGTTCACCGAGATGAACCGCCGCCTCACCGAGACCGGCCAGATGGACGAGAACGTCCAGGAGGCCATGATGAACGTCTTCCAGAACGGCAACTCCTTCGGGGAACCCGAACGCAAACGCCCCGACTGGACCGACGAGCTGGACTTCGAAATCCCCGACGCCCGCGAGGAGTCCGTGGAATATCTCTGGTACGTCGGCGATTACCCCAGCTACGACGACCGCAACAAGACCGTCGCTCGGGCCCTCGCCCGCATCTTCGAGGCCGCGGACGTCTCCTACGGCATCCTCTACGAGGACGAGAAAAACGACGGCAACGACGTCCGCCGCGTCGGCGAAGAGGGGCTCTTCGAGATGCTCGCCGAGGAGAACATCGAGACCCTCGAGGCCGCCGACTTCGAGACGCTCGTCACCACCGACCCGCACTCCTTCAACACCTTCCGCAACGAGTACGAGGACTTCGGCTGGGAGGACGGCGACTCTGTCCATCACTACACGCAGGTCGTCGAGGAGTTGATCCAGGGAGGAAAACTGCCGCTCGACGCGAGTGACCTCGATAGAACGGTGACCTTCCACGACCCCTGTCACCTCGGCCGTTACAACGACGAGTTCGAGGCGCCGCGAGCGGTCCTCGACTCCACCGGTGTCACCGTCGACGAGATGCCACGCAACAGGGCAGATTCCTTTTGCTGTGGCGGTGGCGGCGGCGGTCTCTGGATGGACGCCGACGAGGAAATCAAGCCCTCCGAGGAGCGCATCCGCGAGGCCCTCGAGGACACCCGCGCCGGCGACGACGTCGAACAGTTCGTCGTCTCCTGTCCCATGTGCATGACCATGTACGAGGACGGCCGCAAGACCGGCGGCTACGAGGACGACATCGAGGTGGTCGACCTCGCAGAACTCGTCTGGGAGGCACTCGAGGGCGAACAAGCGGCGGCCGGTGAGCCCGTCGCCGCCGACTGA
- a CDS encoding ammonium transporter, whose product MVDAATLAEGINLLWVLVVTFLIFFMHAGFAMLEAGQVRAKNVANQLTKNLLTWSVGVLVFFGVGAAVSTIVGGLTGPASYDVLGAFTSVLSPDGANAWVNWLFGAVFAMTAATIVSGAVAGRTRLRAYVAYTVVLAAVIYPVVVGLTWSGGLLAQLGFHDFAGGMIVHGMGGIAGLTAAAVVGPRMDRFNDDGTANVIPGHSITFAVLGTLILAFGWYGFNVGTAATVFAAEGETIALGSFATVGRVALATTLGMATGAVGAGTVTLIRTGKVDTLAVANGLLAGLVGVTGIADAVTWPGAVAVGLLAGGQMPLVFEFVEKRLRIDDVVAVFPVHGSAGVLGVLALPFVAVPGTGATVFGQVAGVVIIAGWTILATAFVFGVFRLLGQARVSANHERAGLDMAEHGVDTYPEFGRGDGRVAQTDGGGVLRPDGGVDPDDDGGVSMVTAIIRPDRLGAVKASLQEVGAPSLTVTQVSGRGSQPATTGQWRGEEYVVDLHQKTKIETVVADVPVDDVVEAIREAAHTGEPGDGKIFVLPVEDAIQIRTDRRGSEAV is encoded by the coding sequence ATGGTCGACGCCGCGACCCTCGCCGAGGGGATCAACCTGCTCTGGGTGCTGGTGGTGACCTTCCTCATCTTCTTCATGCACGCCGGGTTCGCGATGCTCGAGGCGGGCCAGGTGCGCGCGAAGAACGTCGCCAACCAGTTGACGAAGAACCTGCTCACGTGGAGCGTCGGCGTCCTCGTGTTCTTCGGAGTCGGAGCGGCCGTCTCGACCATCGTCGGTGGCCTCACCGGCCCCGCCAGCTACGACGTCCTCGGGGCGTTCACGAGCGTCCTCTCCCCCGACGGCGCGAACGCCTGGGTCAACTGGCTCTTCGGGGCCGTCTTCGCGATGACCGCCGCGACCATCGTCTCGGGGGCCGTGGCCGGTCGGACCCGGCTGCGCGCCTACGTGGCTTACACCGTCGTGCTCGCCGCAGTCATCTACCCGGTCGTGGTCGGCTTGACCTGGTCCGGCGGTCTCCTCGCCCAGCTCGGCTTCCACGACTTCGCGGGCGGCATGATCGTCCACGGGATGGGCGGCATCGCCGGCCTGACCGCTGCGGCGGTCGTCGGACCACGGATGGACCGTTTCAACGACGATGGGACCGCGAACGTCATCCCGGGCCACTCCATCACGTTCGCCGTACTGGGCACTCTCATCCTCGCGTTCGGATGGTACGGTTTCAACGTCGGCACCGCCGCGACGGTCTTCGCAGCGGAAGGCGAGACCATCGCGCTCGGGTCGTTCGCGACCGTCGGCCGGGTGGCACTGGCGACGACCCTCGGCATGGCCACCGGCGCGGTCGGTGCGGGGACGGTGACCCTCATCCGGACCGGGAAGGTCGACACGCTGGCCGTCGCGAACGGCCTGCTCGCGGGCCTGGTCGGCGTGACCGGCATCGCCGACGCGGTCACCTGGCCCGGCGCCGTGGCCGTCGGGCTGCTGGCCGGCGGGCAGATGCCCCTCGTCTTCGAGTTCGTCGAGAAGCGCCTGCGCATCGACGACGTGGTCGCCGTCTTCCCCGTCCACGGTTCGGCCGGGGTGCTCGGCGTGCTCGCCCTGCCGTTCGTCGCGGTGCCCGGCACCGGGGCCACCGTCTTCGGCCAGGTCGCCGGCGTGGTGATCATCGCCGGGTGGACCATCCTGGCGACGGCGTTCGTCTTCGGCGTCTTCCGCCTCCTCGGCCAGGCCCGCGTCTCGGCGAACCACGAGCGGGCGGGTCTCGACATGGCCGAACACGGCGTCGACACCTACCCCGAATTCGGTCGTGGCGACGGTCGGGTGGCCCAGACCGACGGCGGGGGCGTGCTCCGCCCCGACGGCGGCGTCGATCCCGATGACGACGGCGGCGTCTCGATGGTGACCGCCATCATCCGTCCCGACCGCCTCGGGGCAGTCAAGGCCTCCCTCCAAGAGGTCGGCGCGCCGAGTCTCACCGTCACGCAGGTCAGCGGCCGGGGGAGCCAACCCGCGACGACCGGGCAGTGGCGGGGTGAGGAGTACGTGGTGGACCTCCACCAGAAGACCAAAATCGAGACCGTCGTCGCGGACGTCCCGGTCGACGACGTGGTCGAGGCCATTCGCGAGGCCGCCCACACCGGCGAACCCGGTGACGGGAAGATATTCGTCCTCCCGGTCGAGGACGCGATCCAGATCCGGACCGACAGGCGGGGAAGCGAAGCCGTGTAG
- the hemB gene encoding porphobilinogen synthase, which produces MDRTRRPRRLRRDGIRELVRETSLSARDLIAPVFVDATADERVDIPSMPGHERVPVDDAVERVEEVLATGVETVILFGIPSEKDEIGSRADAADGVVQAATRAISRETDATVITDVCLCEYTDHGHCGVLEASAPETTTLTVQNDPTLDRLADVAVSHAEAGADMVAPSSMMDGMVGAIRRGLDDAGHEDLPIMSYAVKYESAFYGPFRDAADGAPAFGDRRHYQMDPGNRREALREADLDVEQGADALMVKPAMPYLDIVRDVREETTLPVAAYQVSGEYAMLQAASEQGWLDLEAVALESLVAIERAGADVIVTYFAEMVAESLA; this is translated from the coding sequence ATGGACCGCACCCGACGCCCACGACGGCTACGCCGCGACGGCATCCGCGAGCTGGTTCGCGAGACGTCGCTCTCGGCGCGCGACCTGATCGCCCCCGTGTTCGTCGACGCGACCGCCGACGAACGGGTCGACATCCCCTCGATGCCCGGCCACGAGCGCGTCCCCGTCGACGACGCGGTCGAGCGCGTCGAGGAGGTGCTCGCGACCGGCGTCGAGACCGTGATCCTGTTCGGTATCCCGAGCGAGAAAGACGAGATCGGCTCCCGCGCCGACGCAGCGGATGGCGTGGTCCAGGCGGCGACGCGAGCCATCTCGCGGGAGACCGACGCGACGGTCATCACCGACGTCTGTCTCTGTGAGTACACCGATCACGGCCACTGCGGCGTGCTCGAAGCGTCGGCCCCCGAGACGACCACGCTCACCGTCCAGAACGATCCGACGCTGGACCGTCTCGCCGACGTCGCCGTCTCACACGCCGAGGCGGGAGCGGACATGGTCGCTCCCTCTTCCATGATGGACGGGATGGTCGGGGCCATCCGGCGGGGCCTCGACGACGCCGGTCACGAGGACCTCCCCATCATGAGCTACGCCGTCAAGTACGAGAGCGCCTTCTACGGGCCGTTCCGGGACGCCGCCGACGGTGCGCCGGCCTTCGGCGATCGCCGCCACTACCAGATGGACCCCGGGAACCGTCGCGAGGCGCTCCGCGAGGCCGACCTCGACGTCGAGCAGGGGGCGGACGCACTGATGGTGAAACCCGCCATGCCGTACCTCGACATCGTCCGCGACGTCCGCGAGGAGACGACCCTGCCCGTCGCCGCCTATCAGGTGAGCGGCGAGTACGCCATGCTACAGGCGGCGAGCGAGCAGGGCTGGCTCGACCTGGAGGCGGTCGCCCTCGAGTCGCTCGTCGCCATCGAGCGGGCCGGCGCGGACGTGATCGTCACCTACTTCGCGGAGATGGTGGCCGAGTCACTCGCCTGA